A segment of the Terribacillus aidingensis genome:
CAGGATCAGCCGGCACCATTTGATAGGATTCAAGCTCTGCCATAGCTCCTGCTACCGCATCAATGTCTTCATTCGTGATGACATCCGGAACAATGACTCTGGCACCCGCGTCGATTGCTTCCTGCATCTTGTTCTCGATCGCTTGCTTACCTGCAAGGATTGTCTCAAGTCCGATGCTTGCTACTGTAAATTTACTCTGTTTTTCTACCAGTTTAGGGACATGTGATTCCGTTACTGGTTTAACTGGATCCTTACCTACATCTGACAATTGAACAGGTACACCGTGAACGAGCAAGTACCCGCCAGAAACAATTCTTCCAGAATCCGGGTAAGCCGGTACGACAACAGCGACTGCCTGTGTTCCCAGTTCATCGAGCAGTGTATCCAGCTCAACGCCGATATTACCGCGCACTGTACTGTCAATCCGCTTGCAGACGATATCCGTTTCCCACTTCTTCAGGTTGTCCGCAACCGTTTTCACACGACGGTGTGCGACCTCCTCTTTCACATACCGGCTATCGGTATCGACAATCACACCGTTAATCTGGTCTGAGGAAGGGAGATGGTCGTAGAAGACCATCGTCGCAACGTTATATCCAAGCTTCGTCAGCTTAACACCAGTTCCATTTCCACCAGTTAGATCATCTGCAATAACACCAATCTTCATCAGGCTTCCTCCTCTGCTGCTACGACCTCCAAAAGCTCCGGTAATTCTCTCGGATGATAAGCCTTTATACCGCTATCCGAAATGACACCGGATAATACTTCCAAGTCACAAACTTTCGCCAGCGCCTTCTGATCAAGCTTGCTCGAATCTGCAACCAGCCAAGTCGCCTGAGCTGATTCGACCATCAGTTTCTTAATGGAAGCCTTCTCAAAAGTAGGCGCCGTCACACCAACTTGCAGGTGAACTGCATGGGCACCTAGGAAAAACAGATCTACATGCAGGTTACGCAAAGTCTGCTCTGTGAGCGGACCGAATAGCGCCCCGATATTATTCTGCATCTCTCCGCCAGTCAGAATCACTTTGACCTCACTGTCCATCAGCTCAGCCGCAATCTTGATATCATTCGTTACGACAGTCAAATTCTGCTTCTGCTTTAGCAGCTTTGCGATTTCAAGTGTCGTTGTTCCTGAATCAAGGAGGATTGTAAAGTGTTCCTGTACAAGCTCAACAGCCCGTTTGGCAATCTGACGTTTTTCATCAGCATGCTTACCTTCTTTTGTCTGGAATGACGACTCCATCACCAGCGGCTTATTAAGGATAGCACCGCCCAGCGTCCGGATGATCTGCTCCTGTTCCTCCAAATAGTTCAAATCTCTTCGGATTGTCATAGCAGATACATTCAACTCTGCTGCCAATGCATCGATATCTATCTTTTCATTCTTATTTAATTGTTCTAAAATCACATTTCTACGTTCATTTGGCTGCATTTTGTATCACCTTTGTTAATCATGAACATCTTATGTGTTCATGATATGCTTATTTATGTTAAAAGTCAACATTACTTTGTTATTTATTTTCAATATTGTTATCGTTAGTGTTAATCATTAACATATTATTAATTCCTGTAAAACTGCAGAGTAAATTGTAAAGTAATAACTATACCACTCTTACAGCTCTTTTCTTCTGCTGCACCTTTCAATACAAAAAACAATTCATCTATTAAGGATGAGTATGTATAGATATTTGGACGATGAGGATTTGTATTCATATAGAAGATATGTAATCACTATGGTTTGGACATCTGCAGAGAAAGTCGATTTAAAGAAGACACACAACTTTCTGGACTGTAAGGCAAAGATAAATCAGATGACAATCAAAACGGCCTGTTTATCCCAGGGAACCGGCGCGCTCTTATATCTTATTATTTTAAAAAAACAATAAAAAAGTGAACATATTAATACGCTGTATTCTCTAATTAGTGTGAAAGGAGGTAAGGTAGTGAAAACAGCAGTTTTTAAAGAAATACAAATGGAGAGAAAAATGGACTTAGCACTTTTAGCAAAAAATGGTGATAAAGAAGCATTTTCATCACTGATCCAAGAAAACAAGCGGAATTTATATCGTGTGGCAAAAGGGATATTACACCATGAAGCCGATGTCGAAGACGCCATTCAGATGACTATCTTAAAGGCTTATGAAAATATAGGCAAATTAAGAGTGGCCGATTACTTCAAAACCTGGATCATTCGAATACTTATTAACGAATGTAAGAGTATGTTAAGGAAAAGATATAGAACGGTTTATTTAGATAATACCAGTCAGGAAATAGCTTCTTTTGAAGATACGTATGAAAATCTTGAATTACAAGAAGCTCTCTATTCTCTGAAAGAAAAACTACGGATTGTTACCGTACTCTTTTATTATGAAGATCTATCAACAAAAGAAATTGCTAAATTATTATCTATACCTGAAGGAACTGTTCGCTCCAGATTATCAAAAGCAAGGACACTCTTACAAAAAAAATTAAATGAATATAGAAAGGAGCAGTAATATGACAAACAAATTTGACGAAAGTTTCAAAGATAAGATAAAGGAAAATCATAATACTATACCAGAACGTCTCCAAGCTAAAATTGACGATACTTTGGCAATCTTACCTGATAAAAATCTCCGCAGAAAAAGAAAGAAGACAGCTATTACATGGTCAGTTGCTGCTGCTATTCTTGCCATTTCCTTGATGAGTGTTCAATTGAATCCATCATTGGCAAGCAGTATAGGAGTTCCTAATATACTTATAGATAAGCTTTCATTAGGTGATGCGGAGAAAGTATCCAATGAAGCTAACGTTATACAAGAAAGTAATGGGGTGAAAATATCCATTACTAATGCAATATTTGATGGCTATTACCTATTGGTTTCCTATCATGCTGAAAGTGATCAGCCTTTCTCTGAAACACCTAGCCTCTTCCCTGAAGAGGCGAAAATTACTTATGATGGTTTTGAATCAACCATTTCTCCTTCAAATGAAGTAGGTGAGTTTTTAGATAAAAACAAGAAAGCTTATGATGGCATAGTGATTTTCCCGCTAAACAAAGAGGCATTCACTGTTAGTGATACAGATGAAGCAAAGTTAGACCCTGATATCTTAGTAAAAGGAAACCAGATTGATATCTCAGAATTACCGAAAAAATTTAAATTAGATATGAAAGCAACAGCTCTAGGCTTTAAAGAGGACAAAAAGCTGAAAGGAGAATGGCAGTTTTCCCTTCAAGTGGACACGAAGAAAGCAGCTAATAATAGCAAGACAGTGGAAGTAAATAAAGATCTGCCTGCATTAGGTACAGATGTAAAGGTAGAGAAAATAGTAATAACCCCTATCAGAATTCACTTGCAAGGTGTACAGCACGAAAACGCCGGCATTATTGATTTTCTGATTGAAGACAACGATGGAGAAGCAAAGCATTGGCTGAATGGATCAGTCGGAGTCGGTGAAAATGGTTCTGAAAGAATGTTAGGCAGCTTTGAAAACCTTAATCCTCTAATGAAGACTTTAAAAGTTGTACCGTATAAACTAGATATGAGTGTCGAATTGACAGCAGAAAATTCTACTCTATTCCAGCCAAATGGAGAAACGAAACTCCCCATAAGTAAAGATGAGTATATTACCATTTCAAACGTAGAGGTGAAAGATGGTAAAACATATATTTCCTATCACGCTGATGTTCCAGTAAATGAATATTTGCCTTTTGTCATTAAAGATAAAAACGGAGCAGATCATATACGGATTTTAGATGAAAGTATTGGTTCTCGGGCCAATACAGATGCAGTAGTAGTACTAGAAGGAAACCTTTTAGATGAAGATTATACTATCTATAGTCCAAATACGTATTACTTTGATGAAGCATTTACGGTAGATCTGAATCAATAGCGGATAAAGCTGAGGGAGACAGACTCAAGCTAGATGAAATACAAATAAAAAAACATATTAGGCTGTCATACTACCCGATTATTTTGGTATATGATAGCCTAAAAGTGAATTTACCATTTGTTAGAGGAGTTCATCATTGCTACTTTACTAGGCAATCTATTTATCGTAGAAGTTTTATTAAACAATTTCGGACTTACAACATTTTTGCTTTCGTACATCCAGCCATCTTCTTTATAAGTGCACTGCTGCTTTTCCTGCCGATTTACAGCTTGTTGAAACTTATCGAGATCGGACTGTTCTTAATGCTCGGGAAGGTTACACTCGGTGCTTTACGCTGGCATCTGCAGCTTCTATTCCGCTGCCAGGTTCAGGCCTTCTAGATAATCGGACACTTGAGTGTCTTCAAACTGTTTTTTGGAGGAACCAAAGTCAGCTAAGATCCATTTGCTCCTTCTCCTCCTGCTCCGATTACAAATGAATGGTTCTCGTTTATGGGAAACTATTACGACTCCTTTCTTACCGGGACAACCTGGCTACTATGGACGCCACTTCTAGCTATCATTGTGACAATCATCTCTTTTCGATTACTGATCAATGGATTGCAAAAGTATTTTCAGCAGCAAAAAACGCCGCCCCTTCATTA
Coding sequences within it:
- a CDS encoding four-carbon acid sugar kinase family protein; its protein translation is MKIGVIADDLTGGNGTGVKLTKLGYNVATMVFYDHLPSSDQINGVIVDTDSRYVKEEVAHRRVKTVADNLKKWETDIVCKRIDSTVRGNIGVELDTLLDELGTQAVAVVVPAYPDSGRIVSGGYLLVHGVPVQLSDVGKDPVKPVTESHVPKLVEKQSKFTVASIGLETILAGKQAIENKMQEAIDAGARVIVPDVITNEDIDAVAGAMAELESYQMVPADPGPLTAAFARAFSRKRMKDKKIIVTVGSVTSNSSKQLQYLKDKTNLRPIYVDSKKLATVDGVWDEEVDRVIALAKQEMEKQDILLITTDAPGAEILDLKTLGAQQGVSQDALAKRIADGLGKITRVVVQESEFEIGGCFSSGGDVTASLCSISRAEGIQLLDEILPLIAYGKFMGGYLDGIPIVTKGGTAGGTKAIYTSVKYLEAKF
- a CDS encoding DeoR/GlpR family DNA-binding transcription regulator, producing the protein MQPNERRNVILEQLNKNEKIDIDALAAELNVSAMTIRRDLNYLEEQEQIIRTLGGAILNKPLVMESSFQTKEGKHADEKRQIAKRAVELVQEHFTILLDSGTTTLEIAKLLKQKQNLTVVTNDIKIAAELMDSEVKVILTGGEMQNNIGALFGPLTEQTLRNLHVDLFFLGAHAVHLQVGVTAPTFEKASIKKLMVESAQATWLVADSSKLDQKALAKVCDLEVLSGVISDSGIKAYHPRELPELLEVVAAEEEA
- a CDS encoding sigma-70 family RNA polymerase sigma factor — its product is MERKMDLALLAKNGDKEAFSSLIQENKRNLYRVAKGILHHEADVEDAIQMTILKAYENIGKLRVADYFKTWIIRILINECKSMLRKRYRTVYLDNTSQEIASFEDTYENLELQEALYSLKEKLRIVTVLFYYEDLSTKEIAKLLSIPEGTVRSRLSKARTLLQKKLNEYRKEQ
- a CDS encoding DUF4179 domain-containing protein is translated as MTNKFDESFKDKIKENHNTIPERLQAKIDDTLAILPDKNLRRKRKKTAITWSVAAAILAISLMSVQLNPSLASSIGVPNILIDKLSLGDAEKVSNEANVIQESNGVKISITNAIFDGYYLLVSYHAESDQPFSETPSLFPEEAKITYDGFESTISPSNEVGEFLDKNKKAYDGIVIFPLNKEAFTVSDTDEAKLDPDILVKGNQIDISELPKKFKLDMKATALGFKEDKKLKGEWQFSLQVDTKKAANNSKTVEVNKDLPALGTDVKVEKIVITPIRIHLQGVQHENAGIIDFLIEDNDGEAKHWLNGSVGVGENGSERMLGSFENLNPLMKTLKVVPYKLDMSVELTAENSTLFQPNGETKLPISKDEYITISNVEVKDGKTYISYHADVPVNEYLPFVIKDKNGADHIRILDESIGSRANTDAVVVLEGNLLDEDYTIYSPNTYYFDEAFTVDLNQ